A region from the Pontixanthobacter aestiaquae genome encodes:
- the trmFO gene encoding methylenetetrahydrofolate--tRNA-(uracil(54)-C(5))-methyltransferase (FADH(2)-oxidizing) TrmFO, which produces MTHDVQIIGGGLAGSEAAWQLAQRGFKVRLSEMRGSGEMTAAHQTDGLAELVCSNSFRSDDDERNAVGLLHHEMRRLDSIIMRAGEVARVPAGSAMAVDRDLFSAEVEKALQDHPNVTIVRERVDALPETGLTIVATGPLTAANLAESIVSATGQDRLAFFDAIAPIVHRDSIDMDICWIQSRWDKKTEASNADGDYINCPMTKEQYLAFHQGLLDSEKTEFKDWEKDTPYFDGCMPIEVMASRGIDTLRYGPMKPVGLDNPRDTTPEFPQGRWPYAVVQLRQDNKLGTLWNMVGFQTKMKYGAQTELFRTIPGLENAEFARLGGLHRNTFINSPLVLDRQLRLKEAGHIRFAGQITGCEGYVESSAIGLMTGMMAAAELGGQDWTSPPPTTAMGALLAHITEGAEADTYQPMNVNFGLFPPLHTVKKKARKEAYTSRGKTQFGEWLMNMEGIPA; this is translated from the coding sequence ATGACTCATGATGTGCAGATTATTGGTGGCGGATTGGCGGGCAGCGAAGCAGCTTGGCAATTGGCGCAGCGCGGTTTCAAAGTCCGCCTTTCCGAAATGCGCGGGAGCGGCGAGATGACCGCGGCGCACCAGACCGACGGATTGGCAGAGCTGGTTTGCTCGAACAGTTTTCGCTCTGACGATGATGAGCGTAATGCGGTTGGCTTGCTCCACCACGAAATGCGCCGCCTCGATTCTATTATCATGCGGGCCGGCGAAGTCGCCCGCGTACCAGCAGGATCAGCGATGGCGGTCGACCGCGATCTGTTCTCTGCCGAAGTGGAGAAAGCGCTCCAAGACCATCCCAATGTAACCATTGTGCGCGAACGGGTTGATGCGCTTCCGGAAACCGGGCTGACCATCGTCGCAACGGGTCCGCTCACCGCCGCTAATCTCGCTGAAAGTATCGTGAGCGCGACCGGTCAGGACAGACTTGCGTTCTTCGATGCGATTGCGCCGATTGTTCACCGAGACAGCATCGATATGGACATTTGCTGGATCCAGTCGCGCTGGGACAAGAAGACCGAGGCCTCGAACGCAGATGGCGATTACATAAATTGCCCAATGACAAAAGAACAGTATCTCGCCTTTCACCAAGGTCTGCTCGACAGTGAAAAAACGGAATTCAAGGATTGGGAGAAAGACACTCCTTATTTCGACGGGTGTATGCCGATCGAGGTGATGGCATCGCGCGGCATCGATACGCTGCGCTATGGCCCAATGAAGCCGGTTGGCCTCGATAACCCGCGCGACACAACGCCCGAATTTCCGCAGGGCCGCTGGCCCTATGCGGTTGTTCAATTGCGGCAGGATAACAAGCTCGGCACGCTGTGGAATATGGTCGGCTTCCAGACCAAGATGAAATACGGCGCTCAGACCGAATTATTCCGCACGATCCCGGGCCTGGAGAATGCAGAATTCGCGCGGCTTGGCGGGCTGCATCGCAACACCTTTATCAATTCGCCGCTCGTTCTTGACCGGCAATTGCGCTTAAAGGAAGCAGGTCACATTCGCTTCGCCGGCCAGATTACCGGCTGCGAAGGATATGTTGAGAGTTCTGCCATTGGCCTGATGACTGGCATGATGGCTGCTGCCGAACTGGGCGGTCAGGATTGGACATCACCGCCGCCAACCACCGCTATGGGCGCGCTACTCGCACATATTACTGAGGGTGCAGAGGCTGACACCTATCAGCCGATGAACGTCAATTTCGGACTGTTTCCGCCACTTCACACTGTCAAAAAGAAAGCGCGGAAGGAAGCCTATACGTCCCGCGGCAAAACCCAGTTCGGTGAGTGGCTAATGAATATGGAAGGCATTCCCGCCTGA
- a CDS encoding pilus assembly protein gives MRFLHDIRGNIMPMAAIGMVAMAGMVGGGVDVSRAYMVQNRLQNACDAGVLAGRRAVTESGYTTAAKAQADNFFDTNFDEAGEGTTQTSFSTTTQDDGSTIDGVASTRLNTVVMRLFGFERFNLSVDCSASMSLGNSDVVMVLDTTGSMGWDLDGTQTRIQALRVAMKDFYDTVSTAQSGGNSRVRYGFVPYSSSVNVGRLLYDLDPNYLVDQWTYQSREAVYEVEENPTGNQTGWEDPVYTSDNSVSDVTSGPWYYHNGVRYRKKRDCNNARPSDTSWSNYGGTTTNTTQEINSQGQRVTTTTTSQLQRRRDYDCYKYANRQFYIIVRTQERSQDSVQIATEDPTYETVTTTVFDKWEYKAVDYDTSVFKTFSAVNTPTGTDGANQSSTWAGCIQERDTVAEDTFSYSSTDGISPANARDLDIDTAPVGTNQSKWRPMWPEISYYRTTDSTNRYYSSASTSDYGRATGGSCPIASQLLTTMTEDEFDAYADSLRTQGSTYHDIGMIWGARLSSPSGIFQANVNTSPSNGGAVARHIIFMTDGQMSPTTGGQTAYGVEWHDRRVTDNGYSNQRDRHSARFLAVCQAAKAKGIRVWVIAFASALTDNLESCASTDSAFPAANAAQLNTAFQEIAKDVGELRVTQ, from the coding sequence ATGCGTTTCCTTCATGACATCCGTGGCAACATCATGCCAATGGCAGCGATCGGAATGGTCGCTATGGCCGGCATGGTCGGTGGCGGCGTTGATGTCTCGCGCGCATATATGGTTCAAAACCGGCTCCAGAACGCTTGCGATGCGGGTGTGCTTGCGGGCCGCCGTGCGGTAACTGAAAGCGGCTATACCACAGCAGCGAAAGCCCAAGCAGATAATTTCTTCGATACCAATTTTGACGAGGCCGGCGAAGGCACCACACAGACATCTTTTAGCACAACCACTCAAGATGACGGCAGTACAATCGATGGCGTTGCGTCAACCCGGCTGAATACGGTTGTGATGCGCCTTTTCGGTTTCGAACGCTTCAACCTGTCCGTGGATTGCTCGGCATCGATGTCGCTGGGAAACAGCGATGTTGTAATGGTGCTCGACACGACCGGATCGATGGGCTGGGATCTGGATGGCACTCAAACACGCATCCAGGCTCTGCGCGTCGCGATGAAGGACTTTTACGACACGGTATCGACCGCACAGTCGGGCGGCAATTCTCGTGTCCGCTACGGTTTCGTTCCTTACAGCTCGTCGGTGAATGTAGGCCGTTTACTGTACGATCTAGACCCCAATTATCTAGTCGATCAGTGGACTTATCAATCGCGTGAGGCGGTTTACGAAGTTGAAGAGAATCCAACAGGCAATCAGACCGGTTGGGAAGATCCTGTCTACACCTCTGACAACAGCGTTTCCGATGTCACTTCGGGTCCGTGGTACTATCACAATGGTGTGAGGTACAGAAAGAAGAGGGATTGCAATAACGCGCGTCCATCGGACACGTCATGGAGCAACTACGGTGGTACAACGACGAATACCACGCAGGAAATCAATAGTCAGGGCCAGCGGGTGACTACCACCACGACGTCGCAATTGCAGCGGCGCCGTGACTATGATTGTTACAAATACGCCAACAGGCAGTTCTACATCATTGTTCGCACACAAGAGCGTTCGCAGGACAGTGTGCAGATCGCTACCGAAGATCCCACATACGAAACTGTCACCACCACGGTGTTTGACAAATGGGAATATAAAGCCGTCGACTACGATACTTCCGTGTTTAAGACGTTTTCGGCCGTCAATACGCCTACAGGCACTGATGGTGCGAACCAGTCTTCAACCTGGGCGGGCTGCATTCAGGAGCGCGACACGGTAGCGGAGGACACCTTCAGCTATTCGTCGACCGACGGCATTAGCCCTGCGAATGCTCGTGACCTTGATATCGACACCGCTCCGGTCGGCACTAACCAATCCAAATGGCGACCCATGTGGCCGGAAATTTCTTATTACAGGACCACGGACTCAACGAACAGATATTACTCGAGTGCGTCGACCAGCGATTATGGCAGAGCGACTGGCGGTTCTTGCCCGATAGCGAGCCAGCTGTTGACCACAATGACTGAAGACGAGTTCGATGCATATGCCGACTCGCTAAGGACCCAAGGATCGACATATCACGACATCGGTATGATATGGGGAGCGCGCCTGTCATCGCCATCTGGGATATTTCAAGCGAACGTGAATACGTCGCCCTCGAACGGCGGTGCAGTTGCGCGGCACATCATTTTCATGACCGATGGCCAGATGTCACCAACCACCGGCGGCCAGACTGCCTATGGTGTTGAATGGCACGATCGTCGGGTTACCGATAATGGCTATTCCAATCAAAGAGATCGTCATAGCGCACGGTTCTTGGCTGTGTGTCAGGCAGCGAAAGCAAAGGGTATTCGCGTTTGGGTTATTGCTTTCGCATCCGCCCTTACCGACAATCTGGAGAGCTGTGCCTCGACTGACAGCGCGTTCCCGGCAGCCAATGCGGCTCAGTTGAACACGGCATTCCAAGAAATCGCTAAAGACGTGGGTGAATTGCGGGTTACGCAATGA
- a CDS encoding EF-hand domain-containing protein has product MNRILLGGLLSLLMAGLGLFWWQGRAQVEEAAPPPEPAPLPADLTEPEIPVSDAGDMQGPTPPEATELTREQRRFYRYDRNRDQSITRNEMLSTRTDAFRKLDKDGNNLLTFEEWAVATSDRFEKADSNRDEELSPEEFATTRPKRRNKPACRC; this is encoded by the coding sequence ATGAACCGGATATTACTTGGCGGGTTGTTATCCTTACTTATGGCCGGACTGGGATTGTTCTGGTGGCAGGGCAGGGCGCAAGTCGAAGAGGCCGCACCTCCGCCTGAACCCGCGCCATTGCCTGCGGATTTGACTGAACCCGAGATTCCAGTGTCCGATGCTGGTGATATGCAGGGGCCAACGCCTCCAGAAGCAACCGAACTTACACGCGAGCAGCGGCGCTTTTATCGATACGACCGCAACCGCGATCAATCGATAACGCGCAACGAAATGCTGTCCACGCGAACCGACGCATTCCGCAAGCTCGACAAGGACGGCAACAATCTGCTGACGTTTGAAGAGTGGGCTGTTGCGACATCAGACCGCTTTGAGAAGGCCGATAGCAATCGCGATGAAGAGCTTAGCCCCGAAGAATTCGCCACGACCCGGCCTAAGCGCCGGAATAAGCCTGCGTGCAGGTGCTAG
- a CDS encoding TadE/TadG family type IV pilus assembly protein: MISFLRMILRDERGTTVMEFGLMVTVFMTLLLGLFDLGQLAYTNAILRGAAQDAARSASLETADTAAADAAVTDIVRTVAPDATVTSSRVSYFDFEDIERPEAWDDADNSGLCDDGEAYSDENANGRWDQDIGVSGNGGAGDVVIYTVTVTYSPLFPNPFMPGGTTARQVSASAVKKNQPFADQANYGSEAGTCD; the protein is encoded by the coding sequence ATGATCAGCTTTCTGCGCATGATATTGCGCGATGAGCGCGGGACTACAGTGATGGAATTCGGTCTTATGGTGACCGTGTTCATGACGTTGCTGCTTGGCCTCTTCGATTTGGGACAATTGGCCTACACCAATGCAATCCTTCGCGGGGCGGCGCAGGATGCCGCTCGTTCCGCATCATTGGAAACCGCAGACACTGCTGCTGCGGACGCCGCCGTGACCGACATCGTGCGCACGGTTGCACCGGATGCAACAGTAACATCCAGCCGCGTGAGCTATTTCGATTTTGAAGATATCGAGCGACCTGAAGCATGGGACGATGCCGACAATAGCGGCTTGTGCGATGACGGCGAAGCCTATTCTGACGAAAATGCCAACGGCAGGTGGGATCAGGATATCGGTGTGTCGGGCAATGGAGGGGCAGGTGATGTTGTCATCTACACGGTGACGGTCACTTACTCACCCTTGTTCCCCAATCCGTTTATGCCGGGTGGGACAACGGCGCGCCAAGTGTCTGCATCGGCAGTAAAAAAGAACCAGCCGTTTGCCGATCAGGCAAATTATGGTTCGGAAGCTGGGACTTGCGACTGA
- a CDS encoding lysoplasmalogenase family protein, with product MDSPYGEIWLILLKGAGVAFLAVYALLRHPSSTAKLLALVLALSAMGDMLIELSLQWGGAAFFFSHVAAISLYLANPRASSTPSQKGLAVALLFLTPLICWLLTRDISIASYGLALGGMAATAWMSRFTRYRVGLGAVLFVISDWLIFYGIGERPYAETASMLVWPIYYAAQFLIATGVIQTLRHELRDVA from the coding sequence ATGGACAGCCCATATGGAGAGATATGGCTGATCCTGCTAAAGGGCGCGGGCGTTGCATTTCTGGCGGTATATGCGCTGTTACGGCATCCTAGCTCGACTGCAAAACTGTTGGCACTGGTTCTGGCACTTTCAGCAATGGGTGACATGCTGATCGAGCTGAGCCTGCAATGGGGCGGGGCGGCTTTCTTCTTTTCACATGTTGCCGCAATCTCTCTTTACCTCGCCAATCCGCGCGCCAGTTCGACACCGAGCCAGAAAGGCCTAGCGGTCGCGCTTTTGTTCCTGACGCCGCTCATCTGCTGGTTGCTGACCAGGGATATCAGCATTGCCTCCTATGGATTGGCGCTTGGGGGAATGGCTGCCACCGCATGGATGAGCCGGTTTACCCGTTACCGTGTAGGACTTGGTGCGGTCCTGTTCGTGATATCCGACTGGTTGATCTTCTACGGCATTGGCGAGAGGCCCTATGCCGAGACTGCATCGATGCTGGTCTGGCCGATCTATTATGCGGCGCAGTTCCTGATCGCGACCGGCGTTATCCAGACGCTGCGGCACGAGTTGCGGGATGTAGCCTAA
- a CDS encoding TadE/TadG family type IV pilus assembly protein — protein sequence MERLCQLPRLWQSLRTNRSGISIVEFALVLPVLLTLGLYGTEIARMATINMTVSQIALSVADNASRLGQTDNAAVAPTITEGNVDAVLAGALRDGQSIGLEANGRIILSSLEYDDFTDSQFIAWQRCRGNREFDSAYGNDTTDNGLNGSPIAGMGAGTTQITAQTGQAVMFVEIEYAYQALFENPFGSGDKILRKEAAFLIRDDRNLEPGLTGGSSGSSCSS from the coding sequence ATGGAACGCCTCTGTCAGCTGCCTAGGTTGTGGCAGTCGCTGCGTACAAATCGGTCGGGTATTTCTATCGTTGAGTTTGCGCTTGTGCTGCCGGTGCTGCTTACGCTTGGCCTTTACGGGACAGAAATCGCGCGGATGGCTACGATCAACATGACGGTCAGCCAAATCGCATTATCAGTGGCCGATAATGCATCTCGTCTTGGCCAAACCGATAATGCAGCCGTGGCGCCAACAATCACCGAAGGCAATGTGGACGCTGTGTTGGCGGGGGCGTTGCGCGACGGGCAGAGTATAGGCCTTGAGGCAAATGGCCGCATCATTTTAAGCAGTCTGGAATATGACGATTTCACCGATAGTCAATTTATTGCGTGGCAGCGATGCCGTGGTAATCGGGAGTTTGACTCGGCATATGGAAATGACACTACGGACAATGGCCTGAATGGCTCGCCGATTGCCGGTATGGGCGCTGGCACGACACAAATCACAGCGCAGACCGGCCAAGCGGTGATGTTCGTCGAGATCGAATATGCATACCAAGCTCTGTTCGAAAATCCATTCGGTTCGGGCGACAAGATCCTTAGAAAAGAAGCTGCGTTTCTCATCCGCGACGACCGCAATCTCGAACCGGGCCTTACCGGCGGCAGTAGCGGCTCTAGCTGTTCCAGTTAA